The Fundidesulfovibrio magnetotacticus genome has a window encoding:
- a CDS encoding XrtA/PEP-CTERM system-associated ATPase — translation MNRSPGSPGGRDSNVYGAFFGFDRKPFELVPNPSMLFMSAGHKKAFNYLSYGIRQQSGFILLTGEVGAGKTTLVRGLIKSQLSDVVLAKVFNTKVHARQLLEMILEDFGVHPAGKDKPSLLRDLNDFLIEQYSRGRQCVLIVDEAQNLNRELLEEVRLLSNLESDSQKLLRIILVGQPELKQLLASPELLQLRQRIQVSCHIHPLQPTEVGHYIGHRLEAAGNKNAADFKPGSLEAIGTYTRGVPRLINILCDYLFLDAFANETREITAEAVHEVAKDLDFDNQYWNHPTVPPALEEPQQRQHAHLASAKMTSLLKNLNGRLRSIEEALPRLEQASQPVPPPDMSDVLGKLSGLQETLNSRLDEMWNAVGRLSREVHDISERMEPSAVCAPLPSPEDTARREHEREDLTPLEAPLVQPPHPAEHPRLALDDNAPRPAKGGWMRRFLLKAS, via the coding sequence ATGAACCGTTCCCCCGGTTCTCCCGGCGGCCGCGACAGCAACGTTTACGGGGCGTTTTTCGGGTTCGACCGCAAACCCTTCGAACTGGTCCCCAATCCATCCATGCTGTTCATGAGCGCGGGGCACAAGAAGGCCTTCAACTACCTGAGCTACGGCATCCGCCAGCAAAGCGGATTCATCCTGCTCACCGGAGAAGTGGGGGCGGGAAAGACCACCCTCGTGCGGGGACTCATCAAGAGCCAGCTCTCCGACGTGGTGCTGGCCAAGGTGTTCAACACCAAGGTCCACGCCCGACAACTGCTGGAAATGATCCTGGAGGACTTCGGGGTCCATCCGGCGGGCAAGGACAAGCCGTCCCTGCTGCGCGACCTCAACGATTTCCTCATCGAGCAGTATTCCAGGGGCCGCCAGTGCGTGCTCATCGTGGACGAGGCCCAGAACCTGAACCGGGAACTGCTTGAAGAAGTCCGGCTGCTCTCGAACCTGGAAAGCGACAGCCAGAAGCTCCTGCGCATCATCCTTGTGGGGCAGCCGGAGCTCAAACAGCTGCTCGCCTCGCCGGAACTCCTCCAACTGCGCCAGCGCATCCAGGTGAGCTGCCATATCCATCCGCTGCAACCGACCGAAGTGGGACACTACATCGGGCACAGGCTCGAAGCGGCGGGCAACAAGAACGCGGCGGACTTCAAACCGGGCTCGCTGGAGGCCATCGGGACCTACACTCGCGGCGTCCCGAGGCTTATCAACATACTCTGCGACTACCTCTTCCTGGACGCCTTCGCCAACGAGACCCGGGAGATCACCGCCGAGGCAGTCCACGAGGTGGCAAAGGACCTGGACTTCGACAACCAGTACTGGAATCACCCCACCGTCCCGCCGGCCCTGGAGGAGCCCCAGCAGCGCCAGCACGCCCACCTGGCCTCCGCCAAAATGACCTCGCTGCTCAAGAACCTCAACGGCAGGCTGCGGTCCATCGAGGAAGCGCTTCCGCGGCTGGAACAGGCCAGCCAGCCCGTGCCCCCGCCGGACATGAGCGATGTTCTGGGCAAGCTGAGCGGGCTGCAGGAAACCTTGAACTCCCGTTTGGACGAGATGTGGAACGCCGTGGGGAGGCTCTCCCGCGAGGTGCACGACATCTCGGAGCGCATGGAGCCCTCGGCCGTCTGTGCTCCACTGCCCTCCCCGGAGGACACGGCGCGGCGGGAACACGAGCGGGAGGACCTCACGCCACTCGAAGCCCCCCTGGTCCAGCCGCCACACCCCGCGGAACATCCCAGGCTCGCGCTCGACGACAACGCGCCCCGCCCCGCCAAGGGGGGCTGGATGCGCAGATTTCTTCTGAAGGCGTCATGA
- a CDS encoding exosortase/archaeosortase family protein, producing MEHVGTISRGEPPLALQDALRRSWPWLLALLLILGLVFQDIVAAMVRVWADDENNSHGFLVPLVSLYLIATRRDRLATAQVTPCAWGLWISVLGVVMLLAGWVSTEFFTMRASLVVILYGTVLYWYGWEVMRLLGGPLLYLLLMIPVPAVVYDALAMPLRGFVTMVSVWIMKSLGVLVLREGNVMLFPNITLEVVNACSGLRSLTSLLALAVAFALLFQKSAVTRWILALLALPIAVITNIGRVVATGVLSQYFGAAAAEGFFHEFAGMVIFITALALLFAAHLVLRRFDS from the coding sequence ATGGAACATGTCGGGACGATCTCCCGAGGCGAACCGCCCCTTGCCCTGCAGGACGCGCTGCGGCGCTCCTGGCCTTGGCTCCTGGCGCTTCTCCTGATCCTGGGGTTGGTGTTCCAGGACATCGTGGCCGCCATGGTCCGTGTCTGGGCAGACGACGAGAACAATTCCCACGGGTTTCTCGTCCCCCTGGTAAGCCTTTACCTCATCGCCACCCGGCGGGACCGGCTGGCCACGGCCCAGGTGACCCCCTGCGCCTGGGGGCTGTGGATTTCGGTCCTGGGGGTGGTGATGCTCCTGGCCGGATGGGTCTCCACGGAGTTCTTCACCATGCGCGCATCCCTGGTGGTGATCCTCTACGGCACCGTGCTCTACTGGTACGGCTGGGAGGTCATGCGCCTGCTGGGCGGCCCCCTGCTCTACCTGCTGCTCATGATCCCCGTCCCGGCGGTGGTCTACGACGCCCTGGCCATGCCGCTCAGGGGGTTCGTCACGATGGTCTCGGTGTGGATCATGAAGAGCCTGGGCGTTCTCGTCCTGCGGGAGGGGAACGTGATGCTCTTTCCCAACATCACCCTGGAGGTCGTCAACGCCTGCAGCGGGCTGCGCTCCCTGACCTCCCTGCTCGCCCTGGCGGTGGCTTTCGCCCTGCTTTTCCAGAAGTCAGCCGTGACCCGCTGGATTCTGGCCCTGCTCGCCCTGCCCATCGCCGTGATCACCAACATCGGACGCGTGGTGGCGACAGGGGTGCTCTCGCAATATTTCGGAGCAGCGGCCGCCGAGGGCTTCTTCCATGAATTCGCTGGCATGGTGATCTTCATCACGGCGCTGGCGCTGCTCTTCGCCGCGCATCTCGTCCTGAGGAGGTTCGACTCGTGA